In Mucilaginibacter sp. KACC 22063, the genomic stretch GTTACCTGCACCGGCTACAAGTTTTACAGTCACTTTGCTTTTTCCTTTAGTAAGCTCAATAGGAATTGGGTAAGAGATGTAATAAAAGCGGCTTTGCTTGTATTTATTCAAATCTTCGGTGGTAAGTTTAATATCATCAATCCAGATATCAAATACACGTCCGCGGTTATCCATACCCCAATAAGTGTTGATCAAGGTGTTGTGTAAGTTAGGGTCAACCTTCATGGTAAATGAATATTGTCCCTGTTCCTCTGTTGAACGCCATTTTTTCAGGTGATCTTCACCGGTGATTATTTTTTCACCGGTAAAGTTATGATCGCGTTCCGGCTGCATTTCTCCCGGCCTCAGTATATCTGTGGTTTTAGCCTCTAATTCCTGTTGCTTTTTCTTTTCTTCATCATAGGCTTTTTTCTTCACCGCCCAGGTATCTGTGGAGAATACATCCCAGTAAACGGTATAGTAATCGTTTTCAATTGTGTTAAAAGGTACCAGTTTTATACCTGAAGGCTGACTGGTATAGCTTGCATTAAAACTAAGCTGTTGCTTATCCGATAATTGTAACCATTTATTAGGATCTGTGTTGTTGGTCACCATTACAGGTACACCATTCACAGGGTCTGGTTCTTTATTGCCTAATACACCTGCTAATAATACCGGGCCGTAAAATATGGCTTTACGGTTGGCATTATCAAGCATGGCTTCTGTGTAAACACTTTCGCTAAACTTAACTTCTATTTTGTCATTGTTTTTCCATTTACGGTTCAAAACAAGATAACCCTGATTATTAACTTCAGTATTAACTTTAACTCCATTTATACGGACAATAGCGTTGCTGCTCCATTTAGGGTTACGTATTTTTATAGGAACCAAGACAGGTTTAACTGCTGATAACGTATAGCTGATAGTTGAATTAGCAGGTAAGCCAGATTCCTGTTTTAAAATAAGCCCCTTTTCTTTGTATCGAAGTACTGACGGAATAAAAAGGTTTACGTATAAACTGCCATCTGCGCCACGTGCATAAATTGCCTCATTGTACTTTACATGGTTTTCCATGCCAGAGCCCACACAGCAGGTAAATGTTGTAAATGGTGTGCTATACTCTTTGCGGCCACCCATGCGTAATGACACGAAATAGCACATCATACCGTCATCATGGTTCTGCGAAGCAAGAATGTGGTTATACAAAGCCTTTTCGTAATAGTCCATCAAAGCAGACGAGGGCTCTACAGCAAACAGGTGCCTGGTCAGCTTTAACATATTATAAGTATTGCAGGTTTCAGTGGTATTTTCTGTCAGCTGATCGTTAAGCTTATCAGGCGCGCCCAGGTACTCATAATTACTGTTACCGCCGGTAGCGTAGGAGTGGTGCTGTGTTACTGTTTCCCAAAAGAAATCTGCTATGGTTTTATCATGTTCATCTTTGGTAAGCTCAAACCTTCTGGCGCTTGCAATAATTTTAGGTATTTGTGTATTAGAGTGCTTTCCGGGTAGGATATCCTGTTTATTTGCTAAGCCATCCAGTATTCGCTTATCATAAAACTTATAGGAAAGATCAAGATATTTTTTACTGCCAGTTATGGCGTATAGGTTGGTAAGTGTTTCTGCCATACCCCCATATTCGCATAATAACATTTTTTGTATCTGTTCGTCGTTTAAATTCTTTAACTCTTCTCCAGTCCAGTTTGCTAAACCTTCTGCAATTTGAAGTGCTTTTTTATTATCGGTGTATAAATAAGCATCGAGCAGGCCCGCAAAAACTTTATGAACGGTGTACCAGGGCGACCAGCCACCATTAAGGTCAAAACCTCTTGATCGAATGTCACCTTTTGCAACTTCTGCCCAAATGGTATCTTCTTTAGGTATAGCGCCAATGTAACCTGTTTTACGTGCCACCTGGCATTCGTCAAGCTCCTGTACTATGTAGTTAATACGTTTCAGTACTACCGGGTTGCGCGATGATGCGTAAAGCATTGATAAGGCCGACAGGTAATGCCCTAATGTATGCCCGGCAAGTCCCGATGATTCCCAGCCTTCATATAATGCACCTTTAGGTTTCAAGCCGGAGTGACTACGGAAGCCTGATAGCAAACGGTCCGGGTCTATCGAAAGCAAATACTTTTCATCAGCCATCATAGCTGTTTTGAAAGGGCCATCAAGCAGTTGCACATCTTTTAAATCAAAAGCGTAAGCTTTTAAAGGGATAACAGGCTTTACTGCCATGCGGCTGTCTTTCCATTCTGGTAAATAAGATTGAGCCGAAGCAGAATAAAACATGCCCAGGCATAAGTTACTGCATAAAAGCCATTTATATATGTTTCGCATTACTGGTGATTTGATAAATAAAAGAGTGAAGATAAATTGATTTTAAAACTATAAACCAATTATATTTTGCAATAGTTGCCCATATTT encodes the following:
- a CDS encoding glycoside hydrolase family 127 protein; amino-acid sequence: MRNIYKWLLCSNLCLGMFYSASAQSYLPEWKDSRMAVKPVIPLKAYAFDLKDVQLLDGPFKTAMMADEKYLLSIDPDRLLSGFRSHSGLKPKGALYEGWESSGLAGHTLGHYLSALSMLYASSRNPVVLKRINYIVQELDECQVARKTGYIGAIPKEDTIWAEVAKGDIRSRGFDLNGGWSPWYTVHKVFAGLLDAYLYTDNKKALQIAEGLANWTGEELKNLNDEQIQKMLLCEYGGMAETLTNLYAITGSKKYLDLSYKFYDKRILDGLANKQDILPGKHSNTQIPKIIASARRFELTKDEHDKTIADFFWETVTQHHSYATGGNSNYEYLGAPDKLNDQLTENTTETCNTYNMLKLTRHLFAVEPSSALMDYYEKALYNHILASQNHDDGMMCYFVSLRMGGRKEYSTPFTTFTCCVGSGMENHVKYNEAIYARGADGSLYVNLFIPSVLRYKEKGLILKQESGLPANSTISYTLSAVKPVLVPIKIRNPKWSSNAIVRINGVKVNTEVNNQGYLVLNRKWKNNDKIEVKFSESVYTEAMLDNANRKAIFYGPVLLAGVLGNKEPDPVNGVPVMVTNNTDPNKWLQLSDKQQLSFNASYTSQPSGIKLVPFNTIENDYYTVYWDVFSTDTWAVKKKAYDEEKKKQQELEAKTTDILRPGEMQPERDHNFTGEKIITGEDHLKKWRSTEEQGQYSFTMKVDPNLHNTLINTYWGMDNRGRVFDIWIDDIKLTTEDLNKYKQSRFYYISYPIPIELTKGKSKVTVKLVAGAGNSAGPLYGSRMVKE